A part of Desulfobacter sp. genomic DNA contains:
- a CDS encoding transporter substrate-binding domain-containing protein, whose translation MGISLTAAGISPVSAQTYQSGLSREHASGIVSRIMQRVGEKLDINLEMKYAPFARRLLLMKSGKIDIMGGLLKRESRMAYIHFVSPPYVKTCRKVFFVRKGEARRIQAYEDLYGLEIGTKIHSKYFPRFDQDKNLNIQPVSSLEQNFKKLLLKRIDAVIYSYRSGYTTMMKMGITDQVEPAVYYFEGKNAVHIGISKKSPLMAEKDRVASVVKEMVESGEMKSIIDAFYTYLPEDR comes from the coding sequence TTGGGGATCTCGCTGACGGCGGCAGGGATCTCGCCTGTTTCAGCACAAACATATCAAAGCGGGCTTTCCAGGGAGCATGCCAGCGGCATCGTATCCAGAATCATGCAACGGGTTGGCGAAAAGCTCGATATCAATCTGGAAATGAAATACGCCCCATTCGCCCGCCGTCTTCTTCTCATGAAATCCGGTAAAATCGATATCATGGGCGGGCTTTTAAAACGGGAAAGCCGTATGGCTTACATCCATTTCGTGTCCCCCCCTTATGTGAAAACCTGTCGAAAAGTCTTTTTTGTGCGAAAGGGGGAAGCCCGCCGGATTCAAGCATATGAGGATTTGTACGGGCTGGAGATAGGGACAAAGATCCATTCCAAATATTTCCCCCGCTTCGATCAGGATAAAAATTTAAACATACAGCCGGTATCCAGCCTGGAACAAAATTTTAAAAAACTATTGTTGAAACGCATCGATGCAGTGATTTACAGTTATCGTTCAGGGTATACGACAATGATGAAAATGGGAATTACAGATCAAGTGGAACCGGCCGTCTATTATTTTGAAGGCAAAAACGCTGTACATATCGGAATTTCAAAAAAATCACCGTTAATGGCTGAAAAAGACCGTGTGGCATCTGTGGTGAAAGAGATGGTGGAATCCGGAGAAATGAAATCCATTATTGATGCCTTCTACACTTACCTTCCCGAGGACAGGTAA
- a CDS encoding VTT domain-containing protein gives MPQPNKQRLKKIAVCVLLLAVVGACFGLGLPDYLSLDRLRQSQEMFQEFYARHPLLSVAIFAGIYIPVLALNIPGAVVLGLAAGALFGTITGTVVVSFASSIGATLGCLTSRYLLREWVQEKFGGRLERVNQGIEEEGAFYLFSMRLIPAIPFFAINLVMGLTPMRLTTFYWVSQLGMLPGTAIFVNAGSQIAQIDSLSGIISGQLAVSLALIGLFPLAAKRLVAALRKGRKNEDTAAPIRPGRSPEGIAADAAGAAIKEACTGCGACQPRCTFLSRYGTPREIADLEPCQRAALAFECSLCGLCRTVCPQGLDPEAWFLSLRRAAVSDGRADLSRYSTITGYEKRGTSPLFSYYALPENCDTVFFPGCTLPGTRPQVTWDLFQHLRSARPSLGVVLDCCSKPSHDLGRQGYFKAMFGELLDFLKDNGVKRVWVACPNCHKVFSTYAAGIKVESVYEIIHRRGPLPDLGKQCVGDDRPIIHDPCPMRDTPVVQDAVRSLLSKMDVPVGKTTDEKRKTLCCGEGGSVGFINPELSGAWATARKKTARGRTVVTYCAGCAGALNRSGIPALHILDLLFSARKPPGSPPAVAKAPFTYLHRLALKRRLKRTVPAAVSRVRRYSPAREDKRRGRRVTRPAP, from the coding sequence ATGCCGCAACCCAATAAACAACGGCTGAAAAAAATTGCCGTATGTGTACTTCTCCTGGCCGTTGTAGGGGCCTGTTTCGGGCTGGGACTGCCCGACTACCTCAGCCTCGACCGCCTGAGGCAGTCCCAGGAGATGTTTCAAGAATTTTACGCCCGCCACCCCCTCCTCTCCGTGGCTATTTTTGCTGGCATTTATATTCCGGTTCTGGCCCTGAACATTCCCGGAGCCGTAGTGCTTGGCCTTGCGGCCGGCGCCCTTTTCGGGACCATCACCGGAACGGTGGTGGTCTCCTTTGCCAGTTCCATCGGCGCCACCCTGGGCTGCCTGACCTCCCGGTACCTGCTCCGGGAGTGGGTGCAGGAAAAATTCGGGGGGCGGCTGGAACGGGTCAACCAGGGCATTGAAGAGGAGGGGGCGTTCTACCTCTTTTCCATGCGCCTGATCCCGGCCATCCCGTTTTTCGCCATCAACCTGGTCATGGGGCTGACCCCCATGCGCCTGACCACTTTTTACTGGGTCTCCCAACTGGGCATGCTGCCCGGCACGGCTATTTTCGTGAATGCCGGCAGCCAGATTGCACAAATAGACTCCTTGTCCGGCATCATCTCGGGGCAGCTTGCCGTATCCCTGGCCCTTATAGGCCTTTTCCCCCTTGCCGCAAAACGGCTGGTCGCCGCCCTGAGAAAAGGGCGGAAAAATGAAGATACCGCTGCACCCATCCGGCCCGGCCGCTCCCCGGAGGGCATTGCCGCCGATGCGGCCGGCGCCGCCATCAAGGAGGCCTGCACCGGCTGCGGGGCCTGCCAGCCCCGGTGTACGTTTTTAAGCCGGTACGGCACCCCCCGGGAGATTGCCGATCTGGAACCGTGCCAGAGGGCCGCCCTGGCCTTTGAATGCAGCCTGTGCGGGCTCTGCCGTACGGTCTGCCCCCAGGGCCTTGATCCCGAGGCGTGGTTTCTTTCCCTGCGCAGGGCCGCCGTATCAGATGGCCGGGCAGACCTCTCCCGGTATTCCACCATCACCGGATATGAAAAACGGGGCACCTCCCCGCTGTTCTCCTATTATGCGCTGCCGGAAAACTGCGATACCGTATTCTTTCCGGGATGCACCCTGCCGGGCACCCGGCCCCAGGTCACCTGGGACCTTTTCCAACACCTGAGATCGGCACGTCCCTCCCTGGGTGTCGTTCTGGACTGCTGCAGCAAGCCCAGCCACGATCTGGGCCGGCAGGGCTATTTCAAGGCCATGTTCGGTGAACTGCTGGACTTTTTAAAAGACAACGGCGTAAAAAGGGTGTGGGTGGCCTGCCCCAACTGCCATAAGGTGTTCTCCACCTACGCCGCCGGCATAAAAGTGGAATCGGTTTATGAAATCATCCACCGCAGGGGCCCGCTACCGGATCTCGGGAAACAATGCGTCGGGGACGACAGGCCCATTATCCATGATCCCTGCCCCATGCGGGATACCCCGGTCGTCCAGGACGCTGTCAGGTCCCTGCTTTCAAAGATGGATGTTCCTGTGGGGAAAACAACCGATGAAAAAAGAAAGACCCTGTGCTGCGGGGAAGGGGGATCCGTTGGATTCATCAACCCGGAACTCTCCGGCGCCTGGGCAACCGCCCGGAAAAAAACCGCCCGGGGCAGGACCGTTGTGACCTATTGCGCGGGCTGCGCAGGCGCGTTGAACCGGTCCGGCATTCCGGCCCTGCATATCCTGGACCTTCTCTTTTCTGCAAGAAAACCCCCGGGCAGCCCGCCGGCCGTTGCCAAAGCCCCCTTTACCTATCTTCACAGGCTGGCCCTGAAACGGCGGCTGAAACGGACCGTACCGGCCGCGGTCTCCCGGGTGCGGCGATATTCCCCTGCCAGGGAAGATAAGAGGAGAGGCCGGCGCGTCACCCGGCCGGCACCTTAA
- a CDS encoding HAMP domain-containing histidine kinase, which yields MSATSARIVGLNNRIAALSKNILDNLVEMDVNEKKFRLLKKELYFEGFEAARRAYERDLNRILGLVSREGQASGPWQHISSTYQPFTRFHAKTALMDDAGQWTDDGLVSRWIDQISQARQANEAEIEQALIRINTQSRQIVKNGIIGFGISILAGLAGIIFISRSMISPLNKLKAGLKQVSRDNYSHQIHIASNDEFEELAGAFNDMSRQLKADEDIRSDFIASLSHEIRTPLSSIRESVNMIVEEVLGPVNKKQKKFLKIASREITRITSLLNHLLDTSVLGAEPRQPAPIDPDALVKEAVHALGPAAELRGVALSYAPADFMTQSRQDPMSKDGALPGPPLRILGEKKEIIRVLLNLIGNALKFAPEHGRVAVALGPDRDDGFLAFTVSDDGPGIPPEKQGLIFKKYYRAEETRKNLDGVGLGLNIARHIIRDHGGRISVKNNPDKGCTFTFTLPVYKGNTQ from the coding sequence ATGTCCGCCACCTCCGCCAGGATTGTGGGCCTGAACAACCGTATTGCGGCCCTGTCCAAAAATATCCTGGATAACCTGGTGGAAATGGATGTCAATGAGAAAAAATTCAGGCTGCTGAAAAAAGAGTTGTATTTTGAAGGATTTGAAGCGGCCCGCCGGGCCTATGAGCGGGACCTGAACCGGATTCTCGGCCTGGTTTCCCGGGAGGGCCAAGCCTCCGGCCCCTGGCAGCATATCAGCAGCACCTATCAACCGTTTACCCGGTTCCATGCCAAAACCGCACTCATGGATGACGCCGGGCAGTGGACAGATGACGGCCTGGTATCCCGGTGGATTGACCAGATCAGCCAAGCCAGACAGGCCAACGAGGCAGAGATTGAGCAGGCCCTTATCCGCATCAACACCCAGAGCCGTCAGATCGTTAAAAACGGCATCATCGGATTCGGCATCTCCATTCTCGCCGGCCTGGCCGGCATCATTTTTATCTCCCGCTCCATGATCTCTCCCTTGAACAAACTCAAGGCCGGGCTGAAACAGGTTTCCCGGGACAACTACTCCCACCAGATCCACATCGCCTCCAACGACGAATTTGAGGAACTGGCAGGCGCATTTAACGACATGAGCCGCCAGCTCAAGGCGGATGAGGATATCCGGTCGGACTTCATCGCCAGCCTCAGCCATGAGATCCGAACCCCCCTGTCCTCCATCCGGGAGTCGGTGAACATGATTGTCGAAGAGGTACTGGGACCGGTGAACAAAAAACAGAAAAAATTTTTGAAAATCGCCTCCAGGGAAATCACCCGGATCACCTCACTTTTGAACCACCTTCTGGACACCTCGGTGTTGGGGGCGGAACCCAGGCAGCCCGCCCCCATTGACCCTGACGCCCTGGTAAAGGAAGCGGTGCATGCCCTCGGGCCGGCCGCAGAACTGAGGGGGGTGGCGCTGTCCTACGCCCCGGCGGATTTTATGACACAGTCCCGGCAGGATCCCATGTCAAAGGATGGGGCCCTGCCGGGGCCGCCCCTGCGTATACTGGGTGAAAAAAAGGAAATCATCCGGGTCCTGCTGAACCTCATCGGCAATGCCCTGAAATTCGCCCCGGAACACGGCAGGGTGGCGGTGGCCCTGGGTCCGGACCGGGATGACGGTTTCCTGGCATTTACCGTATCCGACGACGGGCCGGGCATCCCGCCGGAAAAACAGGGGCTGATCTTTAAAAAATACTACAGGGCCGAGGAAACCCGGAAAAATCTGGACGGGGTGGGCCTGGGACTGAATATCGCCCGCCACATCATCCGGGACCACGGCGGGAGAATCTCTGTAAAAAACAATCCGGACAAGGGGTGCACCTTCACCTTTACCCTGCCGGTGTACAAAGGAAATACCCAATGA
- a CDS encoding rhodanese-like domain-containing protein, translated as MKKLILVLVVMILAAPAYAGNYNYVAPEKVKTWIASGTPVSIVDIQVEEEFNAHHLTGSIATYAYPVKSGADKAKLDGAVGALKKNDTPVVVVCPRGKGGAKRCYDYLESKGIAQDRLLILEKGMGGWPYSEMVEKD; from the coding sequence ATGAAAAAACTAATTCTGGTACTGGTGGTAATGATTCTGGCAGCGCCGGCCTATGCCGGCAATTACAATTATGTTGCCCCTGAAAAAGTAAAAACCTGGATCGCATCCGGCACCCCTGTCTCCATTGTGGATATTCAGGTGGAAGAGGAATTCAATGCCCATCATCTCACCGGTTCCATCGCCACCTACGCCTATCCCGTCAAATCCGGGGCAGACAAAGCCAAACTTGACGGGGCCGTGGGCGCCCTGAAAAAAAACGACACACCGGTGGTGGTGGTCTGCCCCAGGGGTAAGGGCGGCGCCAAACGCTGCTACGACTACCTGGAAAGCAAGGGCATTGCCCAGGACCGGCTCCTGATCCTTGAAAAGGGGATGGGCGGCTGGCCCTATTCAGAGATGGTTGAAAAAGACTGA
- a CDS encoding sigma-54-dependent Fis family transcriptional regulator, whose protein sequence is MKRQAKILIVDDDASILDVLEARLEAAGFEVFKAGNAAGAARILKSRAVDLMVSDVKMPRKSGTDLFREIREGEFQEIRADLPVIFLTAYGTIPDAVDAIKLGAADYISKPFDGRELIAKINEILSSKTGGPKPRTNGRGTPGSGTDEFIWGKSPAMAALYPVIQKVADTPVNVLILGESGVGKERIAALIHRLSNRDSRPYVVVDCGSTPPGTLESELFGHLKGAFTHAVKDKKGLIETADKGTLFLDEIGNISHDMQCRLLRFLEEGKIRQVGAVAEKAVDARVIAATNADLGEAIEAGTFRQDLYYRLKGITLTVPALRERSEDIPELATFFADKYVRSQGLDPVRISTAAMEVLRSHPWPGNIREMKNCIEAGAILCRNSTIRPQDLQLEPVRETAEDRSLGQRGFSIEESEKNTIIRALKETRGVQKTAADLLNISKRAIHYKIKKYGIRPAEYK, encoded by the coding sequence ATGAAGCGCCAGGCAAAGATACTGATTGTGGATGATGATGCCAGCATTCTTGATGTACTGGAGGCCAGGCTGGAGGCGGCCGGCTTTGAGGTATTCAAGGCAGGTAATGCGGCCGGGGCCGCCAGAATCCTCAAAAGCCGGGCCGTGGACCTCATGGTTTCGGATGTAAAAATGCCCAGGAAAAGCGGAACTGACCTGTTCAGGGAGATCCGGGAAGGGGAATTCCAGGAAATCCGGGCCGACCTGCCCGTCATCTTCCTTACGGCCTACGGCACCATTCCCGATGCCGTGGATGCCATCAAGCTGGGGGCGGCAGACTATATTTCCAAACCCTTTGACGGCCGGGAACTGATCGCCAAGATCAATGAAATACTGTCCTCAAAAACCGGAGGGCCCAAGCCCCGTACAAACGGCCGGGGCACCCCCGGCAGCGGGACCGATGAATTTATCTGGGGAAAGAGCCCGGCCATGGCCGCCCTCTATCCCGTCATCCAAAAGGTGGCCGATACTCCGGTTAATGTGCTGATCCTGGGGGAAAGCGGCGTGGGTAAGGAACGCATCGCCGCCCTGATCCACAGACTCAGCAACCGGGACAGCCGGCCTTATGTGGTGGTGGACTGCGGGTCCACCCCGCCCGGCACCCTGGAAAGCGAATTGTTCGGCCACCTCAAAGGGGCATTCACCCATGCGGTTAAGGACAAGAAGGGCCTGATCGAGACCGCGGACAAAGGCACATTGTTCCTGGATGAAATCGGAAATATCTCCCATGACATGCAGTGCCGGCTGCTGCGCTTCCTGGAAGAGGGAAAAATTCGCCAGGTGGGCGCCGTGGCGGAAAAAGCAGTGGACGCCCGGGTCATCGCCGCGACAAATGCCGACCTGGGAGAGGCCATTGAGGCCGGCACCTTCCGCCAGGACCTCTATTACCGGCTCAAGGGCATCACCCTGACCGTCCCCGCCCTGAGGGAGCGTAGCGAAGATATTCCCGAACTGGCGACATTTTTCGCGGATAAATATGTCCGTTCCCAGGGGCTTGATCCGGTGCGGATTTCAACGGCGGCCATGGAAGTGCTCAGATCTCATCCCTGGCCGGGCAATATCAGGGAAATGAAAAACTGCATCGAGGCCGGGGCCATCCTCTGCCGGAACAGCACCATACGGCCCCAGGACCTACAGCTTGAACCCGTCCGGGAAACCGCCGAGGACCGATCCCTGGGCCAGCGGGGATTCTCCATTGAAGAGAGTGAAAAAAACACCATTATCCGGGCCCTGAAAGAGACCCGGGGGGTTCAGAAGACGGCGGCCGACCTGCTCAACATCAGCAAGCGGGCCATCCATTATAAAATCAAGAAATACGGCATCAGGCCGGCTGAATACAAATAA
- the modB gene encoding molybdate ABC transporter permease subunit, giving the protein MEWEAICLSLRVSGIAVAASLPAGIAAAYVLSRCKFPGKGLVDGILHLPLVLPPVVTGYLLLVLLGRKGIVGGFLYQYLGITLAFTWKGAAVAAAVMAFPLLVRAVRLSADAVDPGLEKAARTLGAGRIRVFFTVTLPLMVPGIITGVILAFARSLGEFGATITFVSNIRGETQTLPLALYSLTQVPDGEAGAFRLCVISVLLAMTALVFSEWLSKRFDRLMKG; this is encoded by the coding sequence ATGGAGTGGGAGGCCATCTGCCTCAGCCTCAGGGTCTCCGGCATTGCCGTTGCCGCCAGCCTTCCCGCCGGCATTGCTGCCGCCTATGTTCTGTCCCGGTGTAAATTCCCGGGAAAGGGGCTGGTCGACGGCATCCTCCATCTGCCTCTGGTGCTGCCCCCTGTGGTCACGGGGTATCTGCTGCTGGTGCTGCTGGGCCGCAAGGGCATTGTGGGCGGATTTTTGTATCAATACCTGGGGATCACCCTGGCCTTTACCTGGAAGGGGGCGGCTGTCGCCGCGGCTGTCATGGCATTTCCCCTGCTGGTCCGGGCCGTCCGCCTCTCGGCCGATGCCGTGGACCCGGGGCTGGAAAAGGCCGCAAGAACCCTTGGGGCCGGCCGGATCCGGGTCTTTTTCACGGTTACCCTCCCCCTGATGGTCCCCGGTATCATTACCGGGGTTATTCTGGCCTTTGCCAGAAGCCTTGGCGAATTCGGGGCCACCATCACCTTTGTCTCCAACATCAGGGGGGAAACCCAGACCCTGCCCCTGGCCCTGTACTCCCTTACCCAGGTGCCGGACGGTGAAGCAGGGGCGTTCCGGCTGTGCGTCATATCCGTGCTGCTGGCCATGACCGCCCTGGTCTTTTCCGAGTGGCTTTCCAAACGCTTTGACAGGCTCATGAAAGGATAG
- the modC gene encoding molybdenum ABC transporter ATP-binding protein, whose protein sequence is MLEVQLKKQQGRFFINAGFSTDRAGVTALFGTSGAGKTSVVNIVAGLSRPDSGKIVIGNRCCFDSEKKIDLPPEKRRIGYVFQEARLFPHLSVRANLTYGMHLQKKEDLYVDFDRVVDLLGINGLLDRRPARLSGGEKQRVAIGRALLCSPLLLLMDEPLASLDRERKNEVLPFIRDLSLNFKVPILYVSHQMDEIVTLADHMVVLEKGTVASAGPVAKYDMAVGPRALQPLKIRAAHGG, encoded by the coding sequence ATGCTTGAGGTGCAATTGAAAAAACAGCAGGGCCGCTTTTTCATCAATGCCGGTTTCTCCACGGACCGGGCAGGGGTCACGGCCCTGTTCGGCACCTCCGGTGCCGGCAAAACATCGGTTGTCAACATAGTGGCCGGCCTTTCCCGTCCGGACAGCGGGAAAATCGTCATCGGGAATAGGTGCTGCTTTGATTCTGAAAAAAAGATTGACCTGCCCCCGGAAAAACGGCGCATCGGATATGTGTTTCAGGAAGCCCGGCTTTTTCCCCACCTGAGTGTCCGGGCCAACCTGACATACGGCATGCATCTGCAGAAAAAAGAAGATCTGTACGTGGATTTTGACAGGGTGGTGGATCTGTTGGGCATCAACGGGCTTTTGGACCGTCGCCCGGCAAGGCTATCCGGCGGTGAAAAACAGAGGGTGGCCATCGGCCGGGCGCTTTTGTGCAGCCCCCTGCTTTTGCTCATGGACGAGCCCCTGGCCTCCCTGGACCGGGAGCGAAAGAATGAAGTGCTTCCCTTTATCCGGGATTTAAGCCTCAATTTCAAGGTACCCATTCTTTACGTCAGCCACCAGATGGACGAGATCGTCACCCTGGCCGATCATATGGTGGTCCTGGAAAAGGGAACTGTGGCGTCGGCCGGCCCGGTGGCCAAATATGATATGGCTGTTGGCCCCAGGGCGTTGCAGCCCTTAAAAATCAGGGCTGCCCATGGGGGGTGA